Genomic segment of Prochlorococcus marinus XMU1405:
AAAATTGAAGTATATAAACAAAATATACTCAAAAGTTTTGGAGATAACCAGTTAAAGGTTATATTATTATATGGAAATAAAGAAACAGAATGGCTGTACCAAAGAAGAAAAAATCGAAGAGCAAAAGGAATCAAAGACATGCTGTCTGGAAAGGTAAAGCGGCAATAGCTGCTCAAAAAGCTATATCTCTAGGTAAATCAGTTTTAACTGGGAAAGCTCAAGGTTTTGTTTATCCTATTGAAGAAGAAGAAGAAGAAGAATAGCTATTAAGAGCCTAATTTAAATGCCTCAAGTATAACGGCATAAATTGCACCAATTCTTAATTTATCAACTACGGTCCATAGATAATAAAATTTTGAACTCGCGGTAGGTTTAATTCTTATAATAATTTCAATAAAAACAATAATTATTGGGACCATAATTAACTCATTTTTACCTTCAGAGATAAATTTTGTAAGAAAATTTGCGAACAAAAAATAACCTGTCAAAACAGAAATTAGTCCAATAGATTTTGTCCTCCAAGTATCACTTAGAAAACCAAAAAATAAATTATTTAACTGGTAGGTGATTCTTGAAAAATTAGTTTTTTGCATTACTAAAAGAGACTAAGTAATCACTTAGAAAACTATAGTTAACATATGATTTTTTTAGTTTAGGGCCTTTAATTACGTTTGCCACATTATTCTCATCACCAAGACTGTCTAAAATACAATCCAATTTAATATTTTCCTCAAGAACAATTGGGATATTTGAAGGGACAAAAATTGTAGGCAAGTTAGCCGCCATGGAAGATTTCAATCCTGGAATGGAGTCTTCAAAAACAATTGAGTTGTTTTTGTTTATACCACTTAATTGGATTGCCTTTAAATATGGCAATGGATTTGGTTTCTTTAATTCAACGTCTTCGCTTGAAATAATGAACTCAAAAGGGTTGAAGCCATTAAAAAGATAATCAACAAGTAGATTGACTTGAATTCTTGAACTTGAAGTAACAATAAATTGTCTTACTTTTTTTCTATGTAATTCTTTTATTAATCTAAAAACACCAGTTTTTAAACTAACGCAATTTTTTTTTATAATTTCTAAATAATGAAACTGCTTTGTTTCATGAATTTTGAGAATTAAATCTTCTGAGAAATTATCACTATTAGATTTAGCGTAATAAGCAATCCTATTTTTGCCCCCATTTATCTTCAGAAGTTTTATATATGTATTAGTATCCCAATTCCAATCAATACCAAGGTCATTAAAAGCATTATTAAAAGCAGGCAAATGGGCCTCTAATTCAGTATTTGCGATAGTACCATCTAAATCCCAATAAACACCCTCAAGATAGTTCACTAAAAAGAATTTCTTTTATCTACGGTAAAATACAAGAGCAATTATTGCTGGTCCTGCTAACGCAACTACAGCCAAAGGAATAAGTGTTGCCATGATTAATGAATATGTTTTGTGATACTATTTTTACAAATAAATGACGAAACTGTACTGATACGTTACAAGATTGAATTAAATTATGAAATCATGGACATGTATAGAAAATTGTGGAGCTTGTTGTAAATTCGACTTGAATGAAAGAAGCGATTTGGCTAACAAACTTAACAAAGAAGATATAGCCTTGATTAATTCGATGACGGCTAAAGACGGTTGGTGTAAAAATCTGGACAGAGAAAATAAAAAATGCTTAATTTATGAAACCAGACCACATTTTTGCAGGGTAAGTGAATTTTCAACTTCATTTAAAGGATATTTGAAATCTGGCGATAAATTTTTAATAGATTGCTGCAAACAACATATTTCATCAAATTATGGATACCAAAGTAAAGAGATGAAAACTTTTAGAATTGCTGTTTCAGGAAAATGAATAGTAAATTAGAAAAAAAAGAAAACAATCTAGAAAAAAGTTTTTTTTCAATATTTATAACGACATTTACAACAATTTTTATTGCTGAACTTGGCGATAAAACTCAAATAGCCACATTAATGCTTTCTGCTGAATCGGGCAGGCCAATAGTCGTTTTTCTTGGAAGTTCTCTAGCATTAATAAGCTCTAGCATAGTAGGGGTTCTTATTGGTAAGTGGGTATCAAAAAAAATATCTCCTAGCAAATTTGCTTTATCTACTGGTACTTTAATGATATTGATAAGTATATTTTTAGCTTATGAAACATTTAAAAATTATTTATAAATGGTTTTAAGTTTATTACTATCAACATTTATAACCGTTTTCATAGCTGAATTAGGTGACAAAACTCAATTAGCTACTTTAACTATAAGTGGCACTTCAAATAAACCATTAGCAGTTTTTCTAGGATCTTCTTCAGCACTTGTTTTTGCAAGTTTACTAGGAGCTTTAACAGGTGGTTCTATTTCAAGTTTTTTACCCGAAGTAGTTCTTAAGTCAATAGCGTCCATTACATTTTTTATCATTGGTATAAGGCTTTTTATCAACTCTTTCACCATCGAAAAAGAAGAAAAAGAAGAGAAAGAAAATAATTAGTTTTAAGCTTGGATAATAAGGTGTAATAATGAAGTGTATACCCCTAAATTAATTTATAATTTCATTTAGATCATGTTCACATCATCTTCAATAATTGATAATCTTAATCAGTCAGAAGGGTTAGAATATAAAAAATTATGCAGATTATTAAAAATAACAAAAAAATCTGATAAGGATAAATTAGATATTGCTTTAACAGCTCTAGAAAAACTTGAAATAATTAATAAAAATGAAAATGATGAATATACTTACATAAAGGATAATGATCATCTTGTCGCCAAAATAAGATGCAGTAGCAAAGGCTATTGCTTTGCTGTAAGAGGAAAAGACAAAGAAGATATCTACATTAAAGAAAATCTACTTAACTATGCATGGAATGGAGATAAAGTTTTAGTAAGGATAATTAAAGAGGGATATAGAAGAAGATCACCTGAAGGAATAGTTGATTGTATTCTTGAAAGATCAAATCAAATACTTCTTTCTAAAGTAGAAATAATAAACAATGATGTATATGCAATCCCAATAGACGATAGGATCCTTTCTAAAATTAAACTTCCAAAAGAAAATAAAAAATACACATTCAAACCAGACAATAAGAATATAGTAAAAGTTGAGATTGATAGATTTCCAATAGGTCAAGAAGAAGGACTAGGTCATGTGATACAAGAACTAAAACTTAACAATAATGAGGAATATGATACAGACTTTGTTTTATCTAAAAGCAATATCGTTAATTCATATAATTTAAATCATATTGAATCAAAAAAAATAGAACAAAGGGAGAGGATAGACCTTACAGATAAAAACTCTTATTTATTCAAAAGTTGGAATTCTAATAATTCTCCAATGCTCCCAATGATTCAAATAGATCAGGGGGAAAATAAAAGTACTAAATTATGGATACATACAAATAACCTTGCTGAAAGAGTAGACCTAAATAGTAAAAAATCTCTAGAAATATTATTTAAAGGGTTTGAATCATTACCGTTATTAAATGATTGGCAAAACTACCTTAGTGAAGCCATAAGAAATGATTCTGAATTTAAAGTTGGTAAAAAGAATGAAGCGATAAGCCTCTGTCTGCATTTAAATAGTGATAATGAAATAATTGATTGGTCATTCCATCTTACTTTAGTAAAATGCACTCTTAACGTTGGTAGTGATCATACTGAAGCGCTTCTATCTAGAAAGAGTAAATCAAGGATAATATCTCGGGTATTAAAACCAATAAAGGAATATATAGACGATTTAGATAAAATACTTGAAATTTCATGTTCATTCAGACAAAAACATCTTTTGGAGGGCAAGGTTGAAATTCCTGCACCACTTAATAAAATTGAGTCACTTGAAGAATTTTTTATTCACAATCCAGCTGAATATTCAAAAGGATATTTTGAATCATTAAATAAGGAAGATTGCCAAACTTATCTTTCACCAATACTATATGAAGCTAATTTAATATGGTTCAAACATTCAAATCAATATGGCTTAAAAAGCGCCGGACATCTCTCAAATGGAATAGATTATGTTAATGCAAATGAAATCATCAAATATTCAGAATTTATTGATAATGATATAGAGCTTAATGAAGATGGCAATTTGACATTTAGTCAAGTAATTAAATTATGTGGCGATGATAATAAAAAAAGAATCTTACATAAACTTCTAATTAATGAATTTAAGGACAATGAAATAAGGTTGATATCTAAAAATCCTGATAATGATGAATCAGAAAAATTATTTATTTCTCCATGGACAATTCCTGGATTTGACTTTACTAATCTTATTAACCAGTACTGTATTTTTAATATGATAATAAATGGTAAGAAATCAAAGAAAAATAATATTGATGCAATCAATATATCGGAAAGTAATTCATTAGACCTAGTAAATTGGGATATATTTAATTCATCAATTTCAAAAAATCTAGAAATATTATTTAACAAGTTTGTGATAGATAAACTTAATGAATTCAAGTACAAAGTTAACCAATATAAATCTAATATGATAAATATAAAAAAAGTAAGAAAAGCAGAAAAATTACTAGGTAATATTTATAGTGGGTTTATTTTATCAGTGCAAACATATGGTTTCTTTGTTGAGATATCAGAACTAAATGTAGAAGGTTTAGTACACGTAAGCACTCTTAATAATGATTGGTATGAATACAGGTCAAGGCAAAATCTATTGATTGGAAGAAAATCTAAAAAATCATATAAAGTTGGAGATGCAATAGAAATAAAAATAATAAAAGTCGATATTCTTAAATATCAAATTGATTTAGAATTAAGTTAAATAAATTTTCACAAAATATATTATGGAAATATTAACCAAAAAAATTTAAGATAACTTTTTACAATTATGTTTAAGAAAAAATATCTACTATTAACTCTTTTTTTAATAATAATTTTTCAAATTTTATTATATACAAATAATAATCAGAAGACTTCATTTAGATACTTTAAATGGACCCTCCAGGAAGTAAGTATAGGTAAGTTAATCAGTATTTCGTTTTTTTCTGGTTTATTTGTAAGCACTTTATTAAATACAACAATTACTAGTACTAGTTTTAGAAAAAAAACTTTCGAAAATGTGGAAGATGTTTTTGTACCTAATAATAATGAGGAAGAAATGGAACCAAACGTTGAGATGCCGCCACAAAGGGATATTAGAGAAACTCAACCAACAATTTCTGTTAATTACAGAGTAGTCAAAAATGTTAATGATAATAATTTAAATAAAAATCAAAGTTATTCAAATCAAGATATTAAGGATGACTGGGATAATGCTGATAATGATTGGTAGAAAAATAAATTAATTAAAAAATGTTTTTTTTAATTTATAATAAGATAAATTGTATTTTTTATGGAAGAAAATTTAGACAAAAATAATGAAGTAAATGATGAAATATCTGACAACACTACTAAATCAAACTCAGAGGAAATAAAAGGACCTAAATCAGAAAAAGTTAACAATATAGATTTAAATAATGGTGATTCTGCTACTAAAGTTGTTAAAAATAATGAAATTAATACCTCCGAAAAACCTATAACAAAACCAAAAAAAGAACTCCCAATAGAGAAAAAGCCTTTCCAAGAATTTATTAACATGCACCTAATTCCTTCACTTACTGAGGAAATTAATCAAAGAGGATTAGAAATAAACAATATTAACCTCACTAACACAAATAGACCTATTGCTGGAGATAAATGTTGGGTGATAAATTGTGAAATTAAAGATACATGCAACTTTTGGTTATCCTTTGAGAAGGATGACATTAGTTCATTAAAAAGTATTTCTTTATCAAAACCTAATCAACAACCCAGTATTATTGAATCCTTTCTTATTGACGAAAAAAGAATTACCCTAAAATTAATAATTTCAAGAGTACTCCAAAGATTGAATGGTCAAAAGTTAATAGGAGTTAATTAGAAAAACAATAACACCAAGTTAACTTTTCCCTCGAAAATACAAATCATAGTAAATAATAGTATTAATAAACCGATTAAAAAATGGCTCAATCAACTGTTGAATCAAAAAATAAAAAAGATATTAATAATGGAAAGATACCAGCAAAAGAAACAATTTTGTCCCCAAGATTCTATACAACAGACTTTGAGGCTATGGAAAATATGGATTTATCAATAAACGAGGAGGAATTGGAAGCTATATGTGAGGAATTTAGGAAAGATTACAATAGACATCATTTTGTAAGAAATAGTGAATTTGAGGGTGCTGCAGAAAAATTAGATCCTGAGACAAGAGAGCTTTTTGTTGATTTTCTCGAGGGAAGTTGTACATCAGAATTTTCAGGTTTTTTACTTTATAAGGAACTTAGTAAGAGAATTAAAGTCAAAAACCCTCTACTTGCTGAATGTTTTGCACATATGGCCAGAGATGAAGCAAGACATGCAGGTTTTTTAAATAAATCTATGAGTGACTTTGGACTTCAGTTAGATTTAGGTTTTTTAACAGCCAATAAAGATTACACTTATTTCCCACCAAGAAGTATCTTTTACGCTACTTATTTATCCGAAAAAATAGGTTATTGGAGATATATAGCAATTTATAGGCATCTCGAAAAGAACCCTGATAGCAAAATTTTTCCACTATTTAATTACTTTGAAAATTGGTGTCAAGATGAAAATAGACATGGGGATTTCTTTGACGCATTAATGAAAGCACAGCCACGTACTGTTAAATCTTTAAGCCAAAAAATTACCATTGGCGGCTCTACTTTTACACACCCATTATTTGACTATTTCCATAGGTTTAGATATTTTTTGAATAATCTTCCATTAACATCCAAGTTATGGTCTAGGTTCTTTCTATTAGCTGTATTTGCAACTATGTATGCAAGGGATTTGGGAATTAAAAAAGATTTCTACAGTTCTTTAGGTTTAGATGCCAGAGATTACGACCAGTTTGTTATTAATAAAACAAATGAAACTGCAGCAAGAGTTTTCCCTGTAGTAATGGACGTTTATGATAAATCTTTTTATGGAAGATTAGATAAAATAGTAGAGAATAATAAGGTTCTTTCCTATATTGCAAAAAGTGATGGAAATAAAGTATCTAAAACTTTTAAAAAATTACCTAAATATTTATCAAACGGTTACCAGTTATTAAGACTATACTTATTAAAACCTCTAGATAGCAAAGATTTCCAACCTTCGATTAGATAATCTTTAATACAGAGAAGATTTATTGACTCATATGCTTTCGTCACAAATCAAATCAAATGAAATCGCTTTTGGTAGTTGCAATAAAGAATTATTAGAAGAAATTATTTTCTACGGCATTGGACTTGGTGCTGATTTTGTAGAAATATTTATTGAGAATACTGACAACTCAAGCGTATTAGCGGAAGAAGATTTTATTACAAGTGTAAGTCCATCGTTTGGAAGAGGTGCTGGCATTAGAATCTTCAAGGGGAAAAAGGATGGATTTGTAAGTACAAATGATTTAACAAAGCATGGCTTGATGAGATCGGTATCTCAGGCTATTGAGATGTTAGACATAACACACAACAAAACAGAAGTATTTAACGGTTTAAATAAACATAGAGACTATAGTTTATCCAAGAAAAAATGGATTAATGACGTCCCATCTATTCATGAGATAAGTGAAAAACTTCTAGTCAGCACAAAGTCTTTAAAAAAAAATAATAAAATTATAACTAGAAAAGGAAGTTATTCAAGAAATCTTCAAGAAGTAATTATAGCCTCCAGTGACGGAACTTATGTCTCAGATATTAGATTGCATCAAACAGTTGGTCTCAACGTAATTGCAAGTGATGCCCAATATAGATCTAGTGCAAGTAGAAGATTTGGATCGTCAGGAATGCCTAATGAATTCAGATTATGGGATCACGAAAAAGCAGTTAATGATGTGTTTGAAAGTTCAATGAACATGTTGTATGCAGATTATGTTGATGCAGGACAAATGCCTGTTGTTTTAGCTAATAAATTTGGTGGCGTTATATTCCATGAAGCGTGTGGTCATTTACTTGAAACTACTCAAATAGAGAGAGGAACAACACCATTTGAGAATAAATTGAATGAAAAAATTGCACATGAATCTGTAACAGCAATAGATGAAGGGATATCAGAAGGATCCTTCGGTTCATTATCAGTTGATGATGAAGGTATGGAACCCGAAAAATCAGTTCTTATAAAAGATGGAATTTTAAAAAAATTCATATCCGACAGGGCAGGTGAATTAAGAACTGGCCATAAAAGAACAGGAAGTGGAAGAAGACAAAATTATTCTTTTGCTGCAGCTTCAAGAATGAGAAATACTTATATAGCTAAAGGTGAGCACTCGAAAGAGGATTTAATCAATAGTATTAGTGAAGGTCTTTACTGCAAATCAATGGGTGGTGGCAGTGTTGGTGCTACAGGACAATTTAATTTTGCGGTAGAAGAAGGATATCTTATTAAAAATGGGAAATTAACTAGTCCAGTAAAGGGAGCAACATTGATCGGTGATGCTAAAGAAGTTATGCCAAAAATATCAATGTGCGGAAATGATCTCGAATTAGCTCCTGGATTCTGTGGATCCATTAGTGGAAGTGTCAACGTAACTGTTGGCC
This window contains:
- a CDS encoding TMEM165/GDT1 family protein → MNSKLEKKENNLEKSFFSIFITTFTTIFIAELGDKTQIATLMLSAESGRPIVVFLGSSLALISSSIVGVLIGKWVSKKISPSKFALSTGTLMILISIFLAYETFKNYL
- a CDS encoding DUF565 domain-containing protein, whose amino-acid sequence is MQKTNFSRITYQLNNLFFGFLSDTWRTKSIGLISVLTGYFLFANFLTKFISEGKNELIMVPIIIVFIEIIIRIKPTASSKFYYLWTVVDKLRIGAIYAVILEAFKLGS
- a CDS encoding TldD/PmbA family protein, translating into MLSSQIKSNEIAFGSCNKELLEEIIFYGIGLGADFVEIFIENTDNSSVLAEEDFITSVSPSFGRGAGIRIFKGKKDGFVSTNDLTKHGLMRSVSQAIEMLDITHNKTEVFNGLNKHRDYSLSKKKWINDVPSIHEISEKLLVSTKSLKKNNKIITRKGSYSRNLQEVIIASSDGTYVSDIRLHQTVGLNVIASDAQYRSSASRRFGSSGMPNEFRLWDHEKAVNDVFESSMNMLYADYVDAGQMPVVLANKFGGVIFHEACGHLLETTQIERGTTPFENKLNEKIAHESVTAIDEGISEGSFGSLSVDDEGMEPEKSVLIKDGILKKFISDRAGELRTGHKRTGSGRRQNYSFAAASRMRNTYIAKGEHSKEDLINSISEGLYCKSMGGGSVGATGQFNFAVEEGYLIKNGKLTSPVKGATLIGDAKEVMPKISMCGNDLELAPGFCGSISGSVNVTVGQPHIKVDSITVGGR
- a CDS encoding TMEM165/GDT1 family protein; translated protein: MVLSLLLSTFITVFIAELGDKTQLATLTISGTSNKPLAVFLGSSSALVFASLLGALTGGSISSFLPEVVLKSIASITFFIIGIRLFINSFTIEKEEKEEKENN
- a CDS encoding RNB domain-containing ribonuclease, yielding MFTSSSIIDNLNQSEGLEYKKLCRLLKITKKSDKDKLDIALTALEKLEIINKNENDEYTYIKDNDHLVAKIRCSSKGYCFAVRGKDKEDIYIKENLLNYAWNGDKVLVRIIKEGYRRRSPEGIVDCILERSNQILLSKVEIINNDVYAIPIDDRILSKIKLPKENKKYTFKPDNKNIVKVEIDRFPIGQEEGLGHVIQELKLNNNEEYDTDFVLSKSNIVNSYNLNHIESKKIEQRERIDLTDKNSYLFKSWNSNNSPMLPMIQIDQGENKSTKLWIHTNNLAERVDLNSKKSLEILFKGFESLPLLNDWQNYLSEAIRNDSEFKVGKKNEAISLCLHLNSDNEIIDWSFHLTLVKCTLNVGSDHTEALLSRKSKSRIISRVLKPIKEYIDDLDKILEISCSFRQKHLLEGKVEIPAPLNKIESLEEFFIHNPAEYSKGYFESLNKEDCQTYLSPILYEANLIWFKHSNQYGLKSAGHLSNGIDYVNANEIIKYSEFIDNDIELNEDGNLTFSQVIKLCGDDNKKRILHKLLINEFKDNEIRLISKNPDNDESEKLFISPWTIPGFDFTNLINQYCIFNMIINGKKSKKNNIDAINISESNSLDLVNWDIFNSSISKNLEILFNKFVIDKLNEFKYKVNQYKSNMINIKKVRKAEKLLGNIYSGFILSVQTYGFFVEISELNVEGLVHVSTLNNDWYEYRSRQNLLIGRKSKKSYKVGDAIEIKIIKVDILKYQIDLELS
- a CDS encoding DUF2996 domain-containing protein, which translates into the protein MEENLDKNNEVNDEISDNTTKSNSEEIKGPKSEKVNNIDLNNGDSATKVVKNNEINTSEKPITKPKKELPIEKKPFQEFINMHLIPSLTEEINQRGLEINNINLTNTNRPIAGDKCWVINCEIKDTCNFWLSFEKDDISSLKSISLSKPNQQPSIIESFLIDEKRITLKLIISRVLQRLNGQKLIGVN
- a CDS encoding HAD-IA family hydrolase, which produces MNYLEGVYWDLDGTIANTELEAHLPAFNNAFNDLGIDWNWDTNTYIKLLKINGGKNRIAYYAKSNSDNFSEDLILKIHETKQFHYLEIIKKNCVSLKTGVFRLIKELHRKKVRQFIVTSSSRIQVNLLVDYLFNGFNPFEFIISSEDVELKKPNPLPYLKAIQLSGINKNNSIVFEDSIPGLKSSMAANLPTIFVPSNIPIVLEENIKLDCILDSLGDENNVANVIKGPKLKKSYVNYSFLSDYLVSFSNAKN
- the acsF gene encoding magnesium-protoporphyrin IX monomethyl ester (oxidative) cyclase, whose product is MAQSTVESKNKKDINNGKIPAKETILSPRFYTTDFEAMENMDLSINEEELEAICEEFRKDYNRHHFVRNSEFEGAAEKLDPETRELFVDFLEGSCTSEFSGFLLYKELSKRIKVKNPLLAECFAHMARDEARHAGFLNKSMSDFGLQLDLGFLTANKDYTYFPPRSIFYATYLSEKIGYWRYIAIYRHLEKNPDSKIFPLFNYFENWCQDENRHGDFFDALMKAQPRTVKSLSQKITIGGSTFTHPLFDYFHRFRYFLNNLPLTSKLWSRFFLLAVFATMYARDLGIKKDFYSSLGLDARDYDQFVINKTNETAARVFPVVMDVYDKSFYGRLDKIVENNKVLSYIAKSDGNKVSKTFKKLPKYLSNGYQLLRLYLLKPLDSKDFQPSIR
- the rpmF gene encoding 50S ribosomal protein L32; this encodes MAVPKKKKSKSKRNQRHAVWKGKAAIAAQKAISLGKSVLTGKAQGFVYPIEEEEEEE
- a CDS encoding YkgJ family cysteine cluster protein; protein product: MKSWTCIENCGACCKFDLNERSDLANKLNKEDIALINSMTAKDGWCKNLDRENKKCLIYETRPHFCRVSEFSTSFKGYLKSGDKFLIDCCKQHISSNYGYQSKEMKTFRIAVSGK